The Pedobacter mucosus genome window below encodes:
- a CDS encoding c-type cytochrome has translation MKRTILALGAVVIFMASFSKADLAKEKSKSVETTSITNHVFQQTPGEKLINKSDCIGCHNKTNKIIGPAYVDIAKKYPATEKNINYLADKIIKGGTGVWGTMPMTAHASLKPTDAKLMVKYILSLKK, from the coding sequence ATGAAAAGGACAATTTTAGCTTTAGGCGCTGTAGTAATCTTTATGGCGTCTTTTTCGAAAGCAGATTTAGCGAAAGAGAAAAGTAAATCAGTAGAAACAACCTCAATAACAAACCACGTTTTTCAACAAACGCCTGGTGAAAAACTGATTAACAAATCTGATTGTATTGGTTGCCATAATAAAACAAATAAAATTATAGGCCCAGCATATGTAGATATTGCAAAGAAATATCCTGCTACAGAGAAAAATATAAATTACTTGGCAGATAAAATTATTAAAGGTGGAACAGGGGTTTGGGGTACTATGCCAATGACCGCACATGCCTCTCTTAAACCAACCGATGCAAAATTAATGGTAAAATACATCCTATCGCTTAAAAAATAA